In the Sediminibacter sp. Hel_I_10 genome, one interval contains:
- a CDS encoding alkene reductase, with product MKLYESYKLGDITLKNRIVMAPMTRSRAIDNIPNDLMKTYYSQRAGAGLIISEGTSPSVNGLGYPRIPGAFSPAQVEGWGDIAKGIHDQGGVFFVQLMHTGRITANENLPAEGTTLAPSAVKADGKMYTDAKGEVDHETPKAMLQEDIDNAQREYVNCAENLVRAGVDGVELHAANGYLMEQFLNPKSNLRTDNYGGNFENRARFVIETAKKVVAAVGAHKVGIRFSPYGSMNDVEPYFEDLEELYVYLAAELKALGIAYIHIVDHREAMGSPDFKTDIKETIKGTFAGTVITGGDIDSEKKAKAVLEEGFDLAYVGRSFISNPDFVEKIKNGEELTDPNPDLFYTPGKEGYTDY from the coding sequence ATGAAATTATACGAATCTTACAAATTAGGGGACATTACCCTGAAGAATAGAATAGTGATGGCGCCCATGACGCGCTCAAGAGCTATTGATAATATCCCAAACGATTTAATGAAAACTTATTATTCGCAAAGAGCGGGTGCGGGTTTAATTATTTCAGAAGGCACATCACCCTCCGTTAACGGATTAGGATATCCTAGAATTCCTGGTGCTTTTTCACCAGCGCAAGTAGAGGGCTGGGGAGATATTGCTAAAGGCATTCACGATCAAGGCGGTGTGTTTTTTGTGCAATTGATGCACACAGGCCGTATTACAGCCAATGAAAATTTACCTGCTGAAGGTACGACGCTAGCACCAAGTGCGGTTAAGGCAGATGGCAAAATGTATACCGATGCTAAGGGTGAAGTTGACCACGAAACACCAAAAGCGATGTTGCAGGAAGATATCGATAACGCCCAACGCGAATATGTAAACTGTGCAGAAAACTTAGTAAGAGCTGGGGTTGATGGAGTAGAATTACACGCAGCCAATGGGTATTTGATGGAGCAATTTTTAAATCCAAAATCTAATTTACGTACAGATAATTATGGTGGTAACTTTGAGAACAGAGCTCGTTTTGTTATCGAAACTGCCAAGAAAGTAGTTGCTGCAGTAGGTGCACATAAAGTGGGAATTCGTTTTTCTCCTTATGGTTCTATGAATGATGTGGAGCCTTATTTTGAAGATTTAGAAGAATTGTACGTGTATTTGGCGGCAGAATTGAAAGCTTTAGGTATTGCTTACATTCATATTGTAGATCATCGAGAAGCCATGGGGTCTCCAGATTTTAAAACGGATATTAAGGAAACGATCAAAGGCACATTTGCAGGTACTGTTATTACTGGTGGTGATATTGATTCAGAGAAAAAAGCCAAAGCGGTTTTAGAGGAAGGCTTTGATTTAGCTTATGTAGGACGCTCTTTTATCTCAAATCCTGATTTTGTGGAAAAAATTAAAAATGGAGAAGAATTAACAGATCCCAATCCAGACCTTTTTTACACACCAGGAAAGGAAGGTTATACAGATTATTAA
- a CDS encoding mechanosensitive ion channel family protein, producing the protein MQQPTTTKTVTESFHDYVTSFIDQLPNIAIAIVIIILGTLIGSWLGRFARARISARTADPLMSKFLGKAIKYTLIVIAIMLALRAAGLGGIAAGILTAAGASAVVLGFAFKDIGENFIAGIILSFNRPFDVNDTVEIGDNFGKVKALEFRYTKLKTFDGKDVYIPNSDVLTEPVTNYTEDGFFRWTFTIGIAYEDNIDGAKSTVMEALRREPNVIEDEEHENFVIEDELATSTVNLKVFFWVDTKDFRRMALITKGNVVRQVKEALEDAGYYLPADIQEIKLYGGESDFTVRLADDKVTDKLKQK; encoded by the coding sequence ATGCAGCAACCAACAACTACCAAAACCGTAACAGAATCTTTTCATGATTATGTCACCTCATTTATTGATCAACTCCCTAATATTGCCATTGCAATCGTTATAATTATATTGGGAACGCTTATTGGCTCTTGGCTGGGACGTTTTGCTAGAGCCCGTATTTCTGCAAGAACAGCAGATCCTTTGATGAGTAAATTTTTGGGGAAAGCCATTAAATATACTTTAATTGTCATTGCCATTATGCTCGCTTTAAGAGCGGCAGGCCTTGGAGGTATTGCAGCTGGCATTTTAACTGCTGCCGGAGCAAGTGCTGTGGTTTTAGGATTTGCATTTAAGGATATTGGTGAAAATTTTATCGCAGGGATCATTTTATCTTTTAACCGTCCGTTTGATGTGAACGATACAGTTGAAATTGGGGACAACTTCGGAAAAGTAAAAGCCTTGGAGTTTCGATATACCAAATTGAAAACGTTTGACGGAAAAGATGTGTATATCCCGAACAGTGACGTCCTTACAGAACCTGTTACCAATTACACCGAAGATGGCTTTTTCCGTTGGACCTTTACTATAGGTATTGCTTATGAAGATAACATTGATGGCGCCAAATCTACCGTTATGGAAGCGCTTAGAAGAGAACCCAATGTTATTGAAGATGAAGAGCACGAGAATTTTGTGATAGAAGATGAACTTGCTACAAGTACCGTTAATCTTAAAGTGTTCTTTTGGGTAGATACTAAGGATTTTCGACGTATGGCACTTATCACCAAAGGTAATGTGGTACGCCAGGTAAAGGAAGCCTTAGAAGATGCTGGGTACTATTTACCTGCAGACATACAAGAAATCAAGCTTTATGGTGGAGAGAGCGATTTCACTGTGCGTCTTGCCGATGATAAGGTTACAGATAAGTTAAAACAAAAGTAG
- a CDS encoding YqaE/Pmp3 family membrane protein, giving the protein MLTIILNILLPPLAVFLNHGLGTEFLISLLLTLVGWLPGVIYAFYVN; this is encoded by the coding sequence ATGTTAACTATAATTTTAAATATTCTTTTACCACCATTAGCTGTATTCTTAAATCACGGTCTAGGTACTGAGTTTCTAATTAGTTTATTATTGACCCTAGTAGGATGGCTACCTGGTGTAATTTATGCATTTTACGTAAATTAA
- a CDS encoding NADPH-dependent F420 reductase, with product MKIGVIGSGNIGGNLGKHWAKAGHEVLFSSRHPEELGDLVRESDGKAKAVSIEEAFEANADVYLLATPYKAIDRLSELYAGEYGGKIIIDATNPYPERDGDMAQEVKDSNRNASEYTAMKFGTAKTAKAFNTIHAEHLKDRAWRTTDKVAIPYAAQDEDSKNKTRQLIEDIGFDAVYVGDLRSTKQMDPDQKLYGKSVGRQELEDMMR from the coding sequence ATGAAAATAGGAGTTATAGGAAGTGGAAATATTGGCGGAAACTTAGGAAAGCATTGGGCAAAAGCAGGGCATGAAGTGCTCTTTAGTTCAAGACACCCTGAAGAATTGGGCGATTTAGTTCGCGAGAGTGACGGTAAAGCCAAAGCTGTAAGTATTGAAGAGGCTTTTGAAGCAAATGCAGACGTATATCTTTTGGCAACACCGTACAAAGCCATTGATCGCTTATCGGAATTGTATGCAGGAGAATATGGTGGTAAAATTATTATTGATGCTACTAATCCGTATCCAGAACGTGACGGAGACATGGCACAAGAGGTAAAAGATAGCAATCGTAATGCTTCGGAATATACGGCCATGAAATTTGGAACCGCAAAAACGGCTAAGGCATTCAATACAATTCATGCAGAGCATTTAAAAGATAGAGCTTGGAGAACAACTGATAAGGTTGCTATTCCTTATGCCGCGCAAGATGAAGACAGTAAAAATAAGACCAGACAACTTATTGAAGACATTGGGTTTGATGCTGTTTATGTTGGAGATCTTAGAAGTACCAAACAAATGGATCCTGATCAAAAACTCTACGGAAAATCAGTAGGGCGTCAAGAATTAGAAGACATGATGCGTTAA
- a CDS encoding DEAD/DEAH box helicase has product MATTFFDLGIRKSLVKGLKELNIKTPTDIQEQAIPILLKNNTDLVGLAQTGTGKTAAFGLPILQNINPKADHVQALILAPTRELVQQIQKQLFKFTKYSEDKIFSEGIYGGEKMDIQLKRIQRTTHIIVATPGRLLDFIERGEINIKNIDILVLDEADEMLSMGFKQDLNKILKYTTGTRHTWLFSATMPEEIEKMVKTYMSPKAVRIEIDKNSLVNANISHHYVVTSIKEKTNMVIRLLDKYSEDRGIIFTRTKAGAMQLTEKLKAEGFSVDALQGDMQQKERDKVMRAFKNESLQFLISTDVSARGIDVNNLAFVIHHQLPDQLEYYTHRSGRTARAGKTGESIALIISGEEQEIQKIQKDLDIKFKQLTL; this is encoded by the coding sequence ATGGCAACGACTTTTTTTGATTTAGGCATTCGTAAATCTCTAGTAAAGGGATTAAAGGAGCTCAATATTAAGACTCCTACAGATATACAGGAGCAGGCAATCCCAATCTTGTTGAAAAACAATACAGATTTAGTAGGTTTGGCGCAAACGGGAACAGGAAAAACCGCCGCTTTCGGACTGCCAATTCTTCAAAACATTAATCCGAAGGCAGATCATGTTCAAGCCTTAATTTTAGCGCCTACACGAGAATTGGTGCAACAAATTCAAAAACAGCTTTTCAAGTTTACAAAATATAGCGAGGATAAAATTTTCTCTGAAGGCATTTATGGCGGAGAGAAAATGGATATTCAATTAAAACGAATTCAACGTACCACTCATATTATCGTGGCTACTCCGGGACGCTTATTGGATTTTATTGAACGTGGAGAAATCAATATCAAGAACATTGACATCTTGGTGCTTGATGAAGCTGATGAAATGTTGAGCATGGGCTTTAAGCAGGATCTCAACAAAATTTTGAAATACACAACGGGTACCAGACATACGTGGTTATTTTCTGCTACAATGCCAGAGGAAATTGAAAAAATGGTGAAAACCTATATGAGCCCTAAAGCGGTGAGAATTGAGATAGACAAAAACAGTTTGGTTAACGCCAATATCTCGCATCATTATGTGGTGACTTCAATTAAGGAGAAAACCAATATGGTCATTCGTCTATTAGATAAGTACAGTGAAGACCGCGGAATCATTTTTACAAGAACCAAAGCAGGAGCCATGCAACTTACCGAGAAATTAAAAGCAGAAGGCTTTTCGGTAGATGCGCTTCAAGGCGATATGCAACAAAAGGAACGTGATAAAGTAATGCGCGCCTTTAAAAATGAATCACTACAGTTTTTAATCTCAACTGATGTATCGGCTCGAGGCATAGACGTTAACAATTTAGCGTTTGTGATACACCACCAACTTCCAGATCAATTAGAATATTATACGCACCGTAGTGGTCGTACCGCGAGAGCTGGTAAAACAGGCGAGTCTATTGCGCTCATCATTTCTGGCGAAGAGCAAGAAATTCAGAAAATTCAAAAAGACCTGGATATCAAGTTCAAGCAACTAACCTTGTAA
- a CDS encoding carboxypeptidase-like regulatory domain-containing protein — protein sequence MKKQFQLNIKTPCSEKFDQFSPTTQGGFCGSCEKEVIDFTSMKAHEVAHYFKHNASQNTCGRFNSTQLQPFQQKRTTMGFLTGIGLACLSLFSISTGQAQEANTPTATGEKKPLAIKASQFENDIVVKGHVTDGVAPLPGANILLQGTTIGTTTNFDGDFEFPRTLKKGDVLIFSYLGFTSQKVVITNEDAALAIALEVNMKMDACIIMGKVAVKEVYSSKKN from the coding sequence ATGAAAAAGCAATTCCAATTGAACATTAAAACACCTTGCTCTGAGAAATTTGATCAGTTCTCCCCCACTACCCAAGGCGGCTTTTGCGGCTCCTGTGAAAAAGAAGTGATTGACTTCACCAGTATGAAGGCTCATGAGGTTGCCCACTATTTTAAACACAACGCCTCTCAAAATACCTGCGGGAGATTCAATAGTACCCAATTGCAACCCTTTCAGCAAAAAAGAACCACTATGGGATTTCTTACCGGTATTGGTTTGGCTTGTCTCTCCTTATTTTCTATATCTACAGGTCAGGCGCAAGAGGCCAACACGCCAACAGCTACAGGTGAAAAGAAACCACTAGCAATTAAAGCCTCTCAATTTGAAAATGATATCGTGGTGAAAGGTCATGTGACCGATGGTGTCGCTCCTCTGCCTGGAGCTAATATTCTATTGCAAGGCACCACTATAGGAACCACCACCAATTTTGACGGCGATTTTGAGTTTCCTAGAACACTAAAAAAAGGTGACGTTCTTATTTTTAGTTATCTGGGCTTTACATCTCAAAAAGTAGTGATTACCAATGAGGATGCGGCACTGGCGATAGCTCTTGAAGTCAATATGAAAATGGACGCCTGTATCATCATGGGAAAAGTGGCTGTAAAAGAGGTGTATAGTTCTAAAAAAAATTAA
- a CDS encoding transglutaminase domain-containing protein: MAYQLTNNLPTEAEKFRSIYTWVCNNIRGDMRQQNIVSRKRKTYQNDESEYLKWNEEYKKTAFKKLLKYKKTMCTGYVYLIKELCFLANIHCEIIDGYGRTVATNVDSLEVANHSWNAVFLNNKWYLCDATWSSGYLRNGSTFVKDYNDGYFLADPELFGSNHYPLQTKWLLEASISPSTFVKAPLIYDDAFQHQIIPATSTAFNVGTSINSDIIFKYRTLKPINPKHIQLVSYSHQGEKNLKIKNVISENGLLSFTYAFDHKGTYDVHLKVDKDMISTHIIHVSK; encoded by the coding sequence TTGGCGTATCAACTCACCAATAACCTACCAACCGAAGCAGAAAAATTTCGGTCAATTTACACTTGGGTCTGTAATAATATTAGAGGCGATATGAGACAGCAAAACATCGTGAGCCGAAAACGCAAAACCTATCAAAATGATGAAAGCGAGTATCTCAAATGGAACGAAGAGTACAAAAAAACGGCATTTAAAAAGCTGCTAAAATATAAAAAAACCATGTGTACCGGTTATGTCTATCTCATTAAGGAACTCTGTTTTTTGGCGAATATCCATTGTGAAATTATCGATGGCTATGGCAGAACAGTAGCCACTAACGTGGATAGCTTAGAGGTGGCTAATCATTCGTGGAATGCTGTGTTTCTCAACAATAAATGGTATTTGTGCGATGCCACTTGGTCTAGTGGTTATTTACGCAACGGATCGACCTTTGTTAAGGATTATAACGATGGTTATTTTTTAGCTGATCCTGAATTATTTGGAAGCAACCACTATCCATTGCAGACCAAATGGTTATTAGAAGCATCCATTTCTCCAAGCACTTTTGTGAAAGCCCCATTAATCTACGACGACGCATTTCAGCATCAAATCATACCAGCAACTTCAACAGCTTTTAATGTTGGAACTAGCATAAACAGTGACATCATCTTTAAGTATCGAACCCTCAAGCCAATAAACCCCAAGCACATTCAATTGGTAAGCTATTCGCATCAAGGTGAAAAAAATCTCAAGATTAAAAATGTAATTTCAGAAAATGGTTTACTGTCCTTCACTTATGCTTTTGACCATAAAGGCACCTATGATGTGCATTTAAAAGTTGACAAAGACATGATCTCCACCCATATCATACACGTCTCAAAATAG
- a CDS encoding DUF1853 family protein translates to MEEILNLQALYQGFCATPLLWKQDDIRGLHQLEITDFSLHFLRKLERPLRLGQLAERFVFNQMDTAEDFESIAENIQIQDGKQTVGELDALIKHHRSPIHLEIVYKFYLYDASLGSNTIVRWIGPNRKDSFSEKLDKLSQKQLPLLHTDTCQPVLRQLGLEAQQLEQRVLFKAQLFAPYGEQVDFEKLNPKALKGFYLHRNQLQHFKASKFYIPKKLDWFLDPIADVIWSSWQTFISTVDLLLENHRAPMIWIKDETGTLHKVFLVWW, encoded by the coding sequence ATGGAAGAGATACTCAATTTACAAGCATTATACCAAGGCTTCTGCGCTACGCCACTACTATGGAAACAGGACGACATAAGAGGTTTGCACCAATTAGAAATCACAGACTTTAGTCTCCATTTTCTTCGGAAATTGGAACGACCATTACGCTTGGGGCAACTGGCAGAACGCTTTGTTTTTAACCAGATGGATACTGCCGAAGATTTTGAAAGTATTGCCGAAAACATTCAAATTCAAGACGGCAAACAGACCGTAGGAGAGTTGGATGCCTTGATCAAACATCACCGCTCCCCCATTCATTTAGAAATCGTTTATAAATTTTACCTATATGATGCGAGCTTGGGCAGCAATACCATAGTACGTTGGATTGGTCCCAATCGCAAAGACAGCTTTTCTGAAAAGCTCGATAAGCTAAGTCAAAAACAATTGCCATTATTGCACACAGACACTTGTCAACCGGTTCTCAGACAATTAGGATTAGAGGCTCAACAATTAGAACAACGGGTTTTATTCAAGGCGCAGTTGTTTGCGCCTTATGGAGAACAGGTGGATTTTGAAAAGCTCAACCCTAAAGCTCTTAAAGGGTTTTATTTGCATAGAAACCAGTTGCAACACTTCAAAGCCAGTAAGTTTTATATCCCCAAAAAATTAGACTGGTTTTTAGACCCAATAGCAGATGTGATTTGGAGCTCTTGGCAAACTTTTATAAGCACGGTAGATCTGCTTTTAGAAAACCACAGAGCACCGATGATTTGGATAAAAGATGAAACCGGAACTCTACACAAAGTCTTTTTGGTATGGTGGTAA
- a CDS encoding alpha/beta fold hydrolase, whose product MKQLILLLFFFSFTLVIYAQDENQPIYVEVTGKGNPILLIPGFTVPGDVWYPLVKVLEKNYECHIVTLAGFGGKKPISFPWLPKVNASIKDYISKNKLQNVTIIGHSLGGTVATWLATNKDLNLSKIILVDALPASGALMIPNFNPENLAYDNPYSNQQLAMDDATFAQTATALSKSMSLNASAQEKIKNWILESDRKTYVYGYTDYLKLDLREDLKKISIPVTIIAASEPYGIDTTMKTYKNQYENLKNYDFIVAENSAHFIMLDQPEWFLEQIQMILLSQE is encoded by the coding sequence ATGAAACAACTTATTTTATTACTCTTCTTTTTTTCTTTTACTTTAGTAATCTACGCGCAAGATGAAAATCAACCGATCTACGTTGAAGTTACAGGAAAAGGCAATCCGATTCTATTGATTCCTGGCTTTACAGTTCCTGGTGATGTATGGTATCCTTTGGTAAAAGTATTAGAAAAAAATTACGAATGTCACATCGTTACCTTAGCTGGTTTTGGAGGAAAAAAGCCCATTAGCTTTCCTTGGTTACCAAAAGTTAATGCGTCTATTAAAGATTATATCTCAAAAAATAAATTACAAAATGTAACGATAATTGGTCATAGCTTAGGCGGTACAGTGGCTACTTGGCTTGCTACCAATAAGGATTTAAACCTTTCAAAAATAATTTTGGTGGATGCGCTACCGGCTTCGGGAGCTTTAATGATTCCTAATTTTAATCCTGAAAACTTAGCGTATGACAACCCCTATAGCAATCAACAATTGGCAATGGATGATGCCACCTTTGCGCAAACTGCAACAGCGCTATCAAAAAGCATGAGCCTTAATGCATCGGCACAAGAAAAAATCAAAAATTGGATTTTAGAATCTGATCGAAAAACCTATGTTTACGGCTACACAGATTATCTTAAATTAGATCTCAGAGAAGATTTAAAAAAGATTTCAATCCCTGTTACCATAATTGCAGCATCAGAACCCTACGGAATAGACACGACAATGAAAACATATAAAAACCAATATGAAAATTTAAAAAATTACGATTTCATTGTGGCAGAAAACAGCGCTCATTTTATAATGCTAGACCAACCTGAATGGTTTTTAGAACAAATACAAATGATTTTATTATCACAAGAATAA
- a CDS encoding RNA polymerase sigma factor, which produces MTETDFTKIYNSYASKVHRLCLGYASGNNDLANEWLQETFIKVWKHRNSFKGNSAIDTWIYRIAVNVCLGDLRKSNKNIPINEAVLSNSKTGDYDDDNEKNIKKMYQCIDQLNEQNRALILLELENIAQATIAETVGLAHGTLRTRLSRIRKSLLKCIKNDK; this is translated from the coding sequence ATGACAGAAACGGACTTTACCAAAATTTATAATTCATACGCTTCTAAGGTCCATAGGTTATGTTTAGGATATGCTTCTGGTAATAATGACCTTGCAAATGAATGGCTTCAAGAGACTTTTATAAAGGTGTGGAAACATAGAAATTCATTTAAAGGCAACTCAGCTATTGACACTTGGATCTACAGAATTGCAGTAAATGTATGTTTGGGAGATTTACGTAAATCCAATAAGAATATTCCAATTAATGAAGCTGTTTTATCAAATAGTAAAACAGGTGATTATGATGACGATAATGAAAAAAATATTAAAAAAATGTATCAGTGTATTGATCAACTAAACGAACAGAATAGAGCTTTGATATTATTAGAATTAGAAAATATTGCTCAGGCCACCATTGCAGAGACTGTTGGTCTAGCCCACGGCACATTGAGAACGCGCTTGAGTCGTATTCGCAAATCACTTTTAAAATGTATTAAAAATGACAAATGA
- a CDS encoding outer membrane beta-barrel protein encodes MKKNLVVTAVLVLSIFNGFSQSQKNDLKLTLSALPLFGSSEGFKSGIIGIVVKPAIGYFISNNTSIDINFSYATLKDLKVGSVDSYYNSYAFVPTLRHHFLNKQKLRVFGEFGFGLGTIKYDADDDELRNSQHSDLSGGISVLNIGVGANYFFNEKLGLEIIIPYINSKNITSNKADNLYSGVGPTLGLAYVLN; translated from the coding sequence ATGAAAAAAAATTTAGTAGTAACAGCAGTTCTTGTATTAAGCATCTTTAATGGATTTTCACAATCTCAAAAAAACGATCTCAAATTAACCCTCTCTGCATTGCCGCTCTTCGGGTCTTCTGAAGGCTTTAAATCTGGCATTATTGGTATTGTCGTCAAACCTGCCATTGGATATTTTATTTCAAATAACACTTCAATAGACATCAATTTTTCTTACGCCACACTGAAAGACCTTAAAGTAGGTAGCGTTGACTCTTACTATAATTCTTATGCGTTTGTACCCACCTTAAGGCATCATTTTTTAAACAAACAAAAACTAAGAGTATTTGGTGAATTTGGTTTTGGCCTTGGGACCATAAAGTATGATGCAGATGATGACGAATTACGAAATTCACAACACAGTGATTTAAGCGGTGGTATTTCGGTTCTCAATATTGGCGTTGGAGCCAATTACTTTTTCAATGAAAAGTTGGGTCTCGAAATCATCATCCCTTATATTAACTCTAAGAACATCACTTCTAACAAGGCAGATAACTTATACTCTGGCGTTGGACCAACACTGGGGCTAGCCTATGTGCTGAATTAA
- a CDS encoding DUF983 domain-containing protein, translating into MNTVVNILTCKCPKCEKGELFYKKGNIFLLQMPKMNAHCSECHFKFEKEPGFFFGAMFVNYGIAVAEMITSLVVFWHFLDLSPLHVFMVIASLSILTGAFNLRISKSIWLYMFYKKES; encoded by the coding sequence ATGAACACAGTAGTCAATATCTTAACCTGCAAATGTCCTAAGTGCGAAAAAGGAGAACTTTTTTATAAAAAAGGGAATATTTTTTTATTGCAAATGCCTAAAATGAACGCGCATTGTAGCGAGTGTCACTTTAAATTTGAAAAAGAACCTGGTTTTTTCTTTGGGGCTATGTTTGTAAATTACGGCATTGCTGTTGCTGAAATGATTACGAGTCTAGTTGTATTTTGGCACTTTTTAGACCTTTCGCCGCTACATGTTTTTATGGTTATTGCTAGCTTATCTATTTTAACAGGAGCCTTCAATCTCAGGATTTCAAAATCCATCTGGCTGTATATGTTTTACAAGAAAGAATCGTAG
- a CDS encoding AraC family transcriptional regulator → MKIPVLNINQFEDLRPLNGLYVNDFSAHIKANKDLIDKPHSHDFFLCVLFTEGTGTHEIDFHSYDIQPGTVFFLKPGQNHFWKFKTSPKGFIFFHSQAFYEMKFLNHRLSAFPFYYSYQNPPYLDLNSNQLIKTEQLFSQVFQEFKQQQHFRELKIVNLINSIYIDLTRAYTSHINPQKLLPPNYLKTLEHLEHLIDENFYNEKLPVFYAKTLSMTTKHLNRIVKTTIDKTTSELISERIILEAKRLIVHSEGNLSSVADTLEFTDYAYFSKVFKTKTGFTPLEFRKKYIID, encoded by the coding sequence ATGAAGATCCCTGTTTTAAATATCAATCAATTTGAAGACCTAAGGCCTTTGAACGGCTTGTATGTCAATGATTTTTCAGCTCATATCAAAGCCAATAAAGATCTTATAGATAAGCCCCATAGCCATGATTTCTTTTTATGTGTGCTTTTTACAGAAGGAACTGGCACCCATGAAATTGATTTTCACTCTTATGACATACAACCGGGAACAGTGTTTTTTCTAAAACCTGGACAAAACCATTTCTGGAAATTCAAGACAAGCCCTAAAGGTTTTATTTTTTTCCATTCGCAAGCATTTTACGAAATGAAGTTTTTGAATCATAGACTTAGCGCCTTTCCATTTTATTATTCCTATCAAAATCCACCTTATCTCGATCTAAATTCAAATCAATTAATAAAGACAGAACAGCTTTTTAGTCAAGTTTTTCAAGAGTTTAAACAACAGCAGCACTTTAGGGAGTTGAAAATCGTCAATCTCATCAATAGCATTTACATAGACCTTACAAGGGCATACACGTCTCATATCAATCCACAAAAACTGCTCCCTCCAAATTATTTGAAAACCTTGGAGCATCTAGAGCATTTAATTGACGAGAATTTTTATAATGAAAAGCTGCCTGTATTTTATGCCAAAACTTTAAGCATGACCACCAAGCACCTAAACAGAATTGTAAAAACAACAATAGACAAAACCACAAGTGAGCTAATTTCTGAAAGAATTATACTAGAAGCAAAACGTCTCATTGTGCATTCTGAAGGCAACTTATCCTCGGTTGCAGATACTTTGGAATTTACGGATTATGCCTATTTCTCTAAGGTTTTTAAAACCAAAACAGGATTTACACCGCTAGAATTCAGAAAGAAATATATTATAGATTGA
- a CDS encoding SET domain-containing protein: protein MIHPKTEVQYINDDVGYGLVATEFIPAGTIKWVLDPLDREFTPSQISNLPPNTQEILDIYSYRNSKGNHVLCWDDGKYVNHSFKSNCLTTAYDFEIAVRDIQPGEQLTDDYGYLNISEPFKGIDEGTERKVVYPDDLVNFHAVWDKQLNAVFGHIVTLDQPLKKWVSSTIWKKIQDITVGKTKMDSILKNYFNSTSKV from the coding sequence ATGATACACCCAAAAACAGAAGTGCAATATATCAATGATGATGTTGGCTATGGCTTAGTTGCTACAGAATTTATTCCCGCTGGTACCATTAAATGGGTTTTAGATCCTTTAGATCGGGAGTTTACCCCATCACAAATTTCGAACTTACCTCCTAATACTCAAGAAATTTTAGACATCTATTCTTATCGTAATAGTAAAGGAAACCATGTGCTTTGCTGGGATGATGGTAAATATGTGAACCATAGTTTTAAGTCCAATTGCCTCACCACCGCTTATGATTTTGAGATCGCGGTTAGGGACATTCAACCTGGTGAGCAATTGACCGATGATTATGGGTACCTCAATATTTCAGAACCATTTAAAGGTATTGATGAAGGTACCGAGCGTAAAGTGGTATATCCTGATGACTTGGTGAATTTTCATGCTGTTTGGGATAAGCAACTCAACGCCGTCTTTGGTCATATTGTTACTTTAGACCAACCCCTAAAAAAATGGGTCTCTAGTACGATTTGGAAAAAGATCCAAGACATTACAGTCGGTAAAACAAAAATGGATTCCATACTTAAAAACTACTTCAACAGCACTTCTAAAGTTTAA